In Onychostoma macrolepis isolate SWU-2019 chromosome 14, ASM1243209v1, whole genome shotgun sequence, a single window of DNA contains:
- the LOC131552966 gene encoding uncharacterized protein LOC131552966, giving the protein MEDDRRFHKLTQEQVETLDQVLTEVIPIHGRGNFPTLEIKPKDIIHVVRDRLILKKIKVRDVRLNGSTASHVLVKENGTSYKDLDIIFGVELPKPEDFQIIKEVVLGCLLDFLPKGVNKDKITALTMKEAYVQKMVKVFTEHDRWSLISLSNNSGKNVELKFVNSLRRQFEFSVDSFQIILDSMLQSYLDAERRKIEEGQEGQDSSLAQSQEIQTALMDEPLLSSCDTGHHQESDIDMSCKTDDIQTFCDSQCYCTTSQKEQSKYSKQEPSLETDKDVETEMVQTTTTPVSMAQASEHSVMVHVEENNELHENVSLQTETLLEVNTNETGIDSGEGNEQVGVKTMSVKETNPNVKTYVNESDSDKTEYMLDIEPVKSQPWLEMVHTDFSCLSTTGTFGERCTFQPAPITFLTQSALESYAEYPLPPPAKKNSQNSQMVVLKHSSPKPPRKMSKKITLPPSSPEKSVSSNSDVNTCQVLHPPKAYPTESLPMQVKMSGLTTKSFELSSASENDSKESKELVNCTGAFTVAAPENGMHSEKTLYMNLSPEEGLQSRVQTSEPETGEATHVTILIPKSTPSYLPKDQNRINQPFNESVQTAECQAIVPLINVNSEPLLQANDSYDLNSASPKNKDIEPCAQVDDATSPKYLTEPSESVNMATNCASQMLKPLSADLTIDSQAVGTNSSGSEHVISPQVHNYPVSTLQTQEILVQSPQTKEPPELLSLVSLPQVQSLTVSAPHFSKPLEPSISSTATLESPRISEPLLEPSVMSLDVIDPSEVFCEVAEPSEPLSQGLTPSKASMSHTLETSMSSVREEVVSKISDPLSSDINEPIRPSKELPCITVLAESMYGDFEQAMDHLRYRLIATRNPEEIRGGGLLKYSNLLVRDFKPACETEIKTLERYMCSRFFIDFPDVNEQQRKIESYLRNHFIGEEKSKYDYLMTLRRVVNESTVCLMGHERRQTLNMITILALKVLGEQNIIPNANNVTCYYQPAPYMTDHNFSNYYISNGQSPLIYHPYPLHIHMQSGLV; this is encoded by the coding sequence ATGGAAGATGATCGCCGATTTCACAAACTGACACAAGAACAGGTTGAGACTTTGGACCAAGTTCTTACAGAGGTCATTCCTATTCATGGTAGGGGTAATTTTCCCACCCTTGAAATCAAGCCTAAAGACATAATCCATGTTGTCAGAGACAGACTGATTTTGAAGAAGATCAAGGTGAGAGATGTCCGTCTCAATGGCTCTACAGCCAGTCATGTGCTGGTCAAAGAGAATGGCACCAGCTACAAAGACTTAGATATCATCTTTGGTGTGGAGCTTCCCAAACCGGAGGACTTCCAGATTATCAAGGAGGTGGTTTTGGGCTGTCTGCTGGACTTTCTACCTAAAGGTGTCAACAAAGATAAGATTACAGCTCTCACCATGAAAGAGGCATATGTACAAAAAATGGTCAAGGTGTTCACTGAGCATGACCGTTGGAGCCTTATCTCCCtttcaaacaacagtggtaagaaCGTGGAGCTCAAGTTTGTCAACTCTCTACGACGCCAGTTTGAATTCAGTGTGGATTCCTTTCAGATCATCCTGGACAGTATGCTACAATCTTATTTGGATGCTGAAAGGAGGAAGATTGAGGAAGGGCAAGAGGGCCAAGACTCTTCTTTAGCTCAAAGTCAAGAAATTCAGACAGCCCTAATGGATGAACCACTCCTCAGCTCTTGTGACACAGGGCATCACCAAGAAAGTGACATTGACATGTCCTGCAAAACTGATGACATTCAGACTTTTTGTGACTCTCAGTGTTATTGTACAACGAGTCAGAAAGAGCAGTCTAAATATTCAAAACAAGAACCATCACTTGAAACAGACAAAGATGTTGAAACAGAGATGGTTCAAACTACAACTACGCCTGTATCTATGGCGCAAGCATCAGAGCACTCTGTTATGGTGCATGTGGAGGAAAATAATGAACTTCATGAAAATGTGTCTTTGCAAACTGAGACACTGCTCGAAGTAAATACAAATGAAACAGGTATAGACTCAGGGGAGGGAAATGAACAAGTTGGGGTAAAAACTATGTCTGTTAAGGAAACAAATCCCAACGTTAAAACATATGTTAATGAATCAGATTCTGACAAAACAGAATACATGTTAGACATAGAGCCAGTTAAATCCCAACCATGGCTTGAAATGGTGCATACAGACTTTTCTTGTCTTTCAACAACAGGGACCTTTGGTGAGCGATGCACATTCCAACCTGCTCCCATTACATTTCTTACACAATCAGCACTAGAATCATATGCGGAGTATCCTTTACCACCCCCTGCCAAGAAAAACAGCCAAAATTCACAAATGGTTGTTCTCAAGCATTCCTCACCCAAACCTCCTCGGAAAATGTCCAAAAAGATAACTCTTCCACCGAGTTCACCAGAAAAATCAGTGTCAAGTAATTCTGATGTTAATACTTGTCAGGTTTTGCATCCACCTAAAGCTTACCCAACAGAATCATTACCTATGCAGGTTAAAATGTCAGGTCTTACCACAAAAAGCTTTGAATTATCCAGTGCCTCAGAAAATGACTCTAAAGAGTCTAAAGAACTAGTCAATTGTACTGGAGCTTTTACTGTTGCTGCTCCAGAGAATGGTATGCATTCAGAAAAGACATTGTACATGAATCTATCACCAGAGGAAGGCCTTCAAAGTCGAGTGCAAACTTCAGAACCAGAAACTGGTGAAGCAACTCACGTCACTATTCTAATTCCTAAGTCCACTCCCAGTTATCTCCCCAAAGATCAAAACAGGATAAACCAGCCTTTTAATGAAAGTGTTCAGACAGCAGAGTGTCAGGCAATTGTACCTCTTATTAATGTGAATTCTGAGCCTTTACTTCAGGCAAATGACAGTTATGACCTCAACTCAGCCTCTCCCAAAAATAAAGATATTGAGCCTTGTGCTCAAGTTGATGATGCCACATCACCAAAATATCTTACTGAACCCTCAGAATCAGTCAATATGGCAACAAATTGTGCCTCTCAAATGTTAAAACCACTGTCTGCAGACCTTACTATTGACTCACAAGCAGTAGGGACTAATTCTTCAGGCTCTGAACATGTTATATCACCTCAAGTTCACAACTACCCCGTGTCCACTCTGCAGACTCAGGAAATTCTTGTGCAAAGTCCACAGACTAAAGAACCTCCAGAACTATTATCACTTGTCTCCTTACCACAAGTTCAAAGCCTCACAGTTTCAGCACCACATTTTTCAAAGCCACTAGAACCTTCCATATCCTCAACAGCAACTCTAGAATCTCCAAGAATCTCAGAACCTCTTTTAGAACCATCCGTTATGTCTCTGGATGTCATAGACCCCTCTGAAGTATTCTGTGAAGTCGCAGAACCATCTGAACCACTTTCACAGGGTTTGACACCCTCTAAAGCATCGATGTCACATACATTAGAAACATCTATGTCATCAGTACGTGAGGAGGTGGTTTCCAAGATATCAGACCCATTATCTTCAGACATTAACGAGCCCATACGCCCTTCAAAAGAGCTGCCTTGCATTACAGTGTTGGCTGAGAGCATGTATGGTGACTTTGAGCAGGCTATGGACCACCTACGTTACCGGCTAATAGCGACACGCAACCCTGAAGAGATCAGGGGTGGAGGCCTGCTCAAGTACAGTAATCTGCTTGTCCGGGACTTCAAACCTGCCTGTGAAACAGAAATTAAGACTCTTGAGCGCTACATGTGTTCACGTTTTTTTATTGACTTCCCTGATGTGAATGAGCAGCAGCGCAAAATTGAGTCATACCTGCGCAACCACTTTATTGGAGAGGAGAAAAGTAAATACGATTACTTGATGACCCTTCGGAGAGTGGTCAATGAGAGCACTGTGTGCTTGATGGGGCATGAACGCCGTCAGACTCTCAATATGATTACCATTCTAGCGCTTAAAGTCCTGGGTGAGCAGAACATCATTCCCAATGCCAATAACGTTACCTGCTACTACCAGCCTGCACCATATATGACAGACCACAACTTCAGTAactattacatttcaaatggtCAGTCCCCACTGATATACCACCCCTATCCactacacatacacatgcaGTCTGGATTAGTTTAG